CCGGATCCAAGAAAAGGGCAACCCCCGAAGAGTAATCTTGTTAAATGTAATAGCATCCCGGCAGGGTATAGATCTGGTGGAAAGGGAACATCCTGATGTGGACATATATACCTGTGCCGTGGACCGTGAACTCAACTCGGACGGTTATATCATTCCAGGGTTGGGTGATGCCGGGGACAAGGCCTTTGGAAAGCCAGAAACCTGAATGAAAACCAACAAGGAATTGATTGTCATATAAAAAAAAACAATAAACTAATAAATAGCTAATAAATCGACTTTCCATGGGCCACAGCCACTATCCCTGGAAAATCATTAACTTCTAACCTATGCAAAGCCTCAATACCCTCTTCAGGGAATGCCACCACTTCTGAAGAAGTCATCCTGCTGGTAAGAAGGGCCGCAGCAGGGGGAGTGACCACAAAAATTGATCCCTGTTTTTCCAGTGATTCCTGTGTTTGTGGTGATAGTGCTCCCTTGCCAATATGCATTTTAACCCCTGCTTCCGATAGTGGGGGAATACTACCTTCTATTTCCGTTTTGTTGCTGCTGGTTGGTGCGATCCCTGCCTGACTTACGGCGGTATGCATGATGGCTGCCCCCTCAACAACAACCGGGCT
The window above is part of the Methanobacterium formicicum genome. Proteins encoded here:
- a CDS encoding fumarate hydratase C-terminal domain-containing protein — protein: MGKVKELKTPLTNSDIENLQVGDRITLTGQILTGRDAALPRLVKLIENGESPVVVEGAAIMHTAVSQAGIAPTSSNKTEIEGSIPPLSEAGVKMHIGKGALSPQTQESLEKQGSIFVVTPPAAALLTSRMTSSEVVAFPEEGIEALHRLEVNDFPGIVAVAHGKSIY